One window of Mucilaginibacter inviolabilis genomic DNA carries:
- a CDS encoding sterol desaturase family protein → MIELIKKVIDNLNGYGFSVLVLVLGVLEFSFGLYKKRWTKNERWVDIACFTIPKLIVKPVIAYYGLKVLPSILPGFKNAFDWVPFFWGFIIIAVADDLTQYWYHRLHHEVPWLWRFHRTHHSASYMGMAMASRQNVIYTLFFSQTYLTTALVYLGLGIPAIVVKGIKGTITTLAHSSIPWDKPFYQYKVLHPLAWVLERTISTPATHHAHHAATTDDGVGYYKGNFGNMFFLWDVIFGTAHISRQYPKAYGISHYEGDQWYAQLLWPIFKSKVAGSELAADGQMVREDVPLQEHQLYRPEKQEHVEQEISEETYNLQPVKA, encoded by the coding sequence ATGATTGAACTGATAAAAAAAGTAATTGATAACCTTAACGGATATGGGTTTTCTGTTCTGGTGCTGGTACTCGGGGTGCTCGAATTTTCGTTTGGCCTGTATAAAAAGCGCTGGACTAAAAACGAGCGTTGGGTAGATATTGCCTGCTTTACCATCCCCAAACTGATTGTTAAACCTGTGATTGCCTATTACGGACTGAAAGTTTTACCATCCATCTTGCCGGGCTTTAAAAACGCTTTTGACTGGGTGCCCTTTTTCTGGGGCTTTATCATCATTGCCGTGGCCGATGACCTGACTCAGTACTGGTACCACCGTTTGCATCATGAAGTGCCATGGTTATGGCGTTTTCACCGTACCCACCACTCAGCATCGTACATGGGTATGGCTATGGCCAGCAGGCAAAATGTGATCTATACCTTGTTTTTTTCGCAAACGTATTTAACTACGGCGCTGGTTTACCTGGGCCTGGGTATCCCTGCTATCGTAGTAAAAGGTATCAAAGGTACTATTACCACGCTGGCGCACTCCAGTATTCCATGGGACAAACCTTTTTATCAGTACAAAGTGCTGCATCCGCTGGCCTGGGTATTGGAGCGTACCATATCTACACCGGCCACACACCATGCCCATCATGCCGCTACTACCGATGATGGCGTGGGCTATTATAAAGGAAACTTTGGCAACATGTTTTTTTTATGGGATGTGATATTCGGAACGGCGCATATTTCGCGTCAGTATCCAAAAGCCTATGGTATATCGCATTATGAAGGCGACCAGTGGTATGCACAGCTTTTATGGCCTATTTTTAAATCAAAAGTAGCAGGAAGCGAACTGGCTGCCGATGGTCAAATGGTGAGGGAAGATGTGCCTTTGCAGGAACATCAGTTGTATCGCCCGGAAAAACAAGAACATGTGGAGCAGGAAATTTCTGAAGAAACATATAACTTACAGCCGGTAAAAGCTTAG
- a CDS encoding formylglycine-generating enzyme family protein — protein MNLKRISPVLIIAIAGSIIFSACKQKEKAKAVAKTDSVASNKKKAICCESNIPSRFKPTPLAGAAVMNGPDTSHSGMVWIPAGTFRMGGDNAQAEKDEYPKHQVTVDGFWMDRTEVTNAQFEKFVKATGYVTTAEQKPDWNVLKKQLPPGTEKPADSLLVAASLVFVPSKQPVSLSDYSQWWTWKKGASWKHPHGPDSDIKGKGNYPVTQVSYYDAVAYSKWAGKRLPTEAEWEHAARGGLNDNIYPWGNEKVTEGKPKANIWEGDFPYRNTQRDKFYYTAPVSSFAPNGYGLYDMAGNVWEWCADLYDYRYYSTINKPEGVKNPRGPSKSYDPDEPYAIKRVVRGGSFLCNDSYCSGFRVARRMKTTEDSGMEHLGFRCVKN, from the coding sequence ATGAATCTTAAAAGAATTTCCCCGGTACTGATAATCGCGATTGCTGGTTCGATAATTTTTTCGGCCTGCAAGCAAAAGGAAAAAGCAAAGGCTGTTGCTAAAACCGACAGTGTTGCATCAAATAAAAAGAAGGCGATATGTTGTGAGTCGAATATCCCCAGCCGGTTTAAGCCAACCCCTTTAGCGGGAGCAGCAGTGATGAACGGGCCGGATACCAGTCATAGCGGTATGGTTTGGATACCGGCGGGTACTTTCAGGATGGGCGGAGATAACGCACAGGCCGAAAAGGACGAATATCCGAAACATCAAGTTACTGTTGATGGCTTTTGGATGGATCGTACGGAAGTGACCAACGCGCAATTTGAGAAATTTGTAAAGGCAACCGGCTATGTAACCACTGCCGAGCAAAAACCGGATTGGAATGTGCTCAAAAAACAGCTGCCCCCGGGTACCGAAAAACCGGCAGATAGCTTGCTGGTTGCCGCTTCGTTGGTATTTGTGCCATCAAAACAACCGGTATCACTGAGCGATTACAGCCAGTGGTGGACCTGGAAAAAAGGAGCCAGCTGGAAACACCCACATGGCCCGGACAGCGATATCAAGGGGAAAGGTAATTACCCCGTAACGCAAGTGTCGTATTATGATGCGGTAGCCTATAGTAAGTGGGCTGGTAAACGTTTACCAACCGAAGCCGAATGGGAACATGCTGCCAGGGGAGGACTGAATGATAACATTTATCCCTGGGGAAATGAAAAAGTGACCGAAGGTAAGCCCAAGGCCAATATATGGGAGGGCGATTTCCCATACCGGAATACCCAGCGCGACAAGTTTTATTATACCGCGCCGGTAAGTTCATTCGCTCCTAACGGTTACGGCTTATATGATATGGCCGGGAATGTTTGGGAATGGTGTGCCGACTTGTATGATTACCGATATTACAGCACCATCAACAAACCCGAAGGTGTTAAAAACCCGAGAGGTCCGTCAAAATCATATGATCCGGATGAGCCTTATGCTATAAAACGGGTAGTAAGAGGAGGCTCGTTTTTATGTAACGATAGCTATTGCTCGGGCTTCAGGGTAGCCCGGCGGATGAAAACCACCGAAGACAGCGGGATGGAGCACCTGGGTTTTAGGTGCGTGAAGAATTAA
- a CDS encoding arylsulfatase, translating to MIHLKVLSPKPPQYFKPGGGKIWPVAVLIGLLGLQSVKAQNTQPFGGTVGKTLNDSKEWWPEPHKAPAGAPNVLWIILDDVGFGATSTFGGIIKTPNFDTLANNGLRYTNFHTAGICAPTRSALLTGRNHHYVHEGGFSHIALSAGFPGYDGRIPSDKGTVAEILRENGYNTFAVGKYGLTPDEDATDAGPFDRWPTGKGFDHFFGFLGSATDQYKPDLVEDNAHATPDGRHLNEQITDKAIFYITRQHKAAPDKPFFLYYAPGATHSPHQVAKEWSDLYKGQFDSGWDDFREKVIARQKKLGIIPAYAKLPERNTRIPAWKSLPPAEQKLYARFMEVYAGYLTYTDHEVGRLLAYLKQSGQLDNTLVFVIIGDNGASKEGTLHGEINPKKNSAKLLAEAPYLKTNIEDIDDIGTPQASTNYPLGWAQAANTPFKYWKQDANSEGGTRNPLIVYYPKGIKDKGTIRTQYGHVIDVLPTTLEFTGIKLPEYIRGIKQDTLQGTSLVYSFDHPEAANRHKLQHYYIFGSRSIYSDGWKAEAAHHPDYVELNDFTVGKNVPDINFDDDVWELYNLNDDFNERIDLAKKYPEKLKELKAVFEEQAQKNNLYPFIDWYDVYHRRIHQNYKK from the coding sequence ATGATACATTTAAAAGTACTCAGCCCAAAACCACCCCAGTATTTTAAACCGGGTGGTGGTAAAATATGGCCTGTAGCCGTACTTATCGGTCTACTTGGTTTGCAAAGCGTAAAGGCGCAAAATACCCAGCCATTTGGCGGCACGGTAGGCAAAACGCTTAATGATTCAAAGGAGTGGTGGCCCGAGCCTCATAAAGCGCCTGCCGGTGCGCCAAACGTGCTGTGGATTATATTGGATGATGTGGGCTTTGGTGCTACAAGCACCTTTGGCGGTATCATTAAAACGCCTAATTTTGATACGCTGGCCAATAACGGCTTGCGTTATACCAATTTCCATACAGCAGGCATCTGCGCGCCAACGCGTTCGGCCCTGCTCACTGGGCGCAATCACCATTATGTGCACGAAGGTGGGTTTTCGCACATCGCTTTATCAGCTGGTTTCCCAGGCTATGATGGTCGCATACCATCTGATAAAGGAACGGTAGCCGAAATATTACGGGAGAATGGTTATAATACCTTCGCTGTAGGAAAGTACGGTTTAACACCCGATGAGGACGCTACCGATGCCGGTCCGTTTGATCGCTGGCCAACGGGCAAAGGTTTTGATCATTTCTTTGGGTTCCTGGGTTCGGCAACGGATCAGTACAAACCCGACCTGGTAGAAGATAACGCCCACGCAACACCGGATGGCCGCCACCTGAACGAGCAGATCACTGATAAAGCTATCTTTTATATTACCCGCCAGCATAAAGCAGCTCCGGATAAACCTTTCTTCCTGTATTACGCACCGGGAGCAACACATTCGCCGCACCAGGTAGCTAAGGAGTGGAGCGATCTGTATAAAGGTCAGTTTGATTCTGGTTGGGATGATTTCAGGGAAAAAGTAATCGCAAGACAGAAAAAACTGGGCATCATACCTGCTTACGCTAAATTGCCTGAGCGCAATACCCGTATCCCTGCCTGGAAATCGCTTCCACCGGCCGAGCAAAAATTGTACGCCCGTTTTATGGAAGTGTATGCCGGTTATTTAACTTATACCGATCACGAGGTTGGTCGTTTGCTGGCTTATCTGAAACAAAGCGGTCAGCTGGATAATACCCTGGTGTTTGTGATCATTGGGGATAACGGAGCCAGTAAAGAAGGTACCTTACATGGCGAGATCAACCCTAAAAAGAATTCGGCTAAATTACTTGCCGAGGCTCCTTATCTGAAAACCAACATCGAGGATATTGACGATATCGGCACGCCGCAGGCTTCCACCAACTACCCGCTGGGATGGGCGCAGGCGGCCAACACGCCGTTCAAATACTGGAAACAGGATGCCAACTCGGAAGGCGGTACCCGTAACCCACTTATTGTTTACTATCCAAAAGGCATTAAAGACAAAGGAACCATCCGCACGCAATACGGTCATGTGATTGATGTATTGCCAACTACATTGGAGTTTACCGGTATTAAATTGCCCGAGTATATCAGAGGCATAAAACAGGATACGCTGCAAGGTACATCGCTGGTTTATTCCTTTGATCATCCGGAGGCAGCAAATCGGCACAAACTGCAACATTACTACATATTTGGTTCGCGCTCCATTTACAGCGATGGCTGGAAAGCCGAGGCGGCACACCACCCGGATTATGTGGAGCTGAACGATTTTACGGTAGGCAAAAATGTTCCGGATATTAACTTTGACGACGATGTATGGGAGTTGTATAACCTCAATGATGACTTTAATGAGCGCATCGACCTGGCCAAAAAATATCCTGAAAAGCTAAAAGAGCTCAAAGCGGTATTTGAAGAGCAGGCCCAAAAGAACAATCTGTATCCGTTTATCGATTGGTACGATGTGTATCACCGAAGGATCCATCAAAATTATAAGAAATAG
- a CDS encoding SusC/RagA family TonB-linked outer membrane protein: MKKLLFSSLLALLLPALVFAQQTQPIINSKLVGRVLDGSTKEPLPGAVVRIEGTTHVVSTDVEGKFSFVTGQKFPYKLIITFIGYETQSYIATGSPVEILMKDAQSLLNQVVVVGYGSQKRKDITGSVASVPQLALKQPIPSLDRALQGTISGIQVTQATGQPGAGVTVQIRGVNSINAVAEPLYVIDGFPTSNSNSLTDAGVTNGPKINPLASLSTSDIENIEVLKDASATAIYGTRGANGVIIITTKKGKSGVSSINYDGSYGWQSVIKTIPLLNSDQWGALRNDALVNSGKSPQTAAQLNPYNVNTDWQKAAFREGNTQNHNLSILSGTDRTRLAFSGNYMKQDGILQNTNFERFAGRLNVEHDYNDRFKISSYITGSRISAQVAPAGVVPAILLMTPTTPIYNPDGSFFMKNIFEGSYGNPINTLYNQINTTATSRVLGNISGDYKITPDLTARVLAGVDLIDNKQNRYLPSTVYEGQGYSGIGEVGTLNSFNWLNENTLTYTKKLGRSNLNVLAGFTQQKFKAEGAITGSSGFVSDYDTYNNLGSGSITSVSGSGFAIAPSSSTNTWALKSYLGRVNYGFDGKYLLTLTLRADGSSKFAPGHQWASFPSAAIAWNASSENFLKNVEQISQLKFRLSAGQTGNSDIPAYQSFSQLGYYRYNFGNTTVAGFAPNSLANPNLTWEKTTQYDFGFDFGLLKDRITLTADIYYKKTTNLLLYLPLPATSGLTIITNTAITNPQQYENVGSVQNKGFELSLNTHNLTGSFVWNTSLVFALNRNKVLSLGGNGVNQFIPDSSLPSILKVGEPIGSFIGYKTNGLIKAGGPALTPAANTSPGGQAYVDINGDGKITQSADRVILGNAQPKFTGGLTNTFSYKGVDLSIFLQGSYGNKIYNQQRNVLELGTGYTNATTTLLNRWTPTNTNTDVHSAFQDPAPTISDRFIENGSYLRLKSLSLGYTIPTSVVSKSPIKKIRIFLTAQNLITWTKYTGYDPEVSSNEQSAITSGVDNGAYPNSKSIIAGLGITL; encoded by the coding sequence ATGAAAAAACTCTTATTTAGTTCACTATTAGCCTTACTGCTTCCCGCTCTTGTTTTTGCACAGCAAACACAGCCTATTATCAATTCAAAACTGGTGGGCAGGGTATTGGATGGTTCCACCAAAGAGCCATTGCCCGGCGCGGTAGTACGTATTGAAGGCACAACTCACGTAGTTTCTACAGATGTAGAAGGGAAATTTAGTTTTGTTACCGGTCAGAAGTTTCCATATAAGCTTATTATCACCTTTATAGGTTACGAAACACAATCATACATTGCCACTGGCAGTCCTGTGGAGATATTGATGAAAGACGCCCAAAGCCTGCTCAATCAGGTAGTGGTTGTTGGTTATGGATCGCAAAAACGTAAGGATATCACAGGTTCGGTAGCATCAGTGCCGCAACTGGCGCTGAAACAGCCTATTCCGTCATTAGATCGGGCTTTGCAGGGTACTATATCAGGTATACAGGTAACCCAGGCAACCGGTCAGCCGGGTGCAGGTGTAACCGTACAAATAAGGGGTGTGAACTCGATTAACGCAGTGGCTGAACCATTGTATGTTATTGACGGTTTCCCTACATCCAACAGTAACTCGCTGACGGATGCAGGGGTAACCAATGGTCCCAAAATCAATCCGCTGGCTTCGCTTAGTACTTCTGATATCGAAAATATTGAGGTACTAAAAGATGCCTCGGCTACTGCTATTTACGGTACACGCGGTGCTAACGGTGTTATTATCATTACCACCAAAAAAGGTAAATCGGGTGTATCATCTATCAATTATGATGGCAGTTATGGCTGGCAAAGTGTAATCAAGACCATTCCGTTGCTGAATTCCGATCAGTGGGGAGCTTTACGTAATGATGCGCTGGTTAACTCTGGCAAATCGCCACAAACTGCTGCCCAGTTAAATCCCTACAATGTAAACACCGATTGGCAAAAGGCTGCTTTCCGGGAAGGGAATACCCAAAATCATAATCTATCCATCCTTTCGGGGACAGACCGAACCAGGCTTGCCTTTTCGGGTAATTACATGAAACAGGATGGTATACTGCAAAATACCAATTTTGAACGCTTTGCTGGTCGCTTAAATGTGGAGCACGATTATAACGACAGGTTCAAAATATCATCCTATATCACCGGCAGCCGTATCAGTGCGCAGGTAGCACCTGCAGGCGTTGTACCAGCCATATTATTGATGACGCCAACCACCCCAATATATAACCCGGATGGTTCGTTTTTCATGAAAAATATATTTGAAGGTAGCTATGGTAACCCTATCAATACGTTGTATAATCAAATTAACACTACCGCTACGAGCAGGGTTTTAGGTAATATTTCGGGCGATTATAAAATCACTCCGGATTTGACTGCCCGTGTTTTAGCCGGGGTGGATTTGATCGACAACAAGCAAAACCGGTATCTGCCATCCACAGTTTATGAAGGTCAGGGCTATTCGGGTATTGGCGAAGTAGGTACGCTGAATTCCTTTAACTGGCTGAATGAAAATACGCTGACATATACCAAAAAACTGGGCAGGAGTAACCTGAATGTACTGGCAGGTTTTACCCAGCAAAAATTTAAAGCCGAGGGCGCTATTACTGGTTCATCGGGCTTTGTGAGCGATTACGATACGTATAACAACCTGGGTTCGGGCAGTATCACTTCTGTTTCGGGCAGTGGTTTTGCTATCGCCCCATCATCGTCAACCAATACCTGGGCGTTAAAATCGTACCTGGGGCGTGTTAATTATGGGTTTGATGGTAAATACCTGTTAACACTGACCTTACGTGCCGATGGTTCTTCCAAATTCGCACCGGGACACCAATGGGCATCGTTCCCCTCGGCAGCTATCGCCTGGAATGCTTCCAGCGAAAATTTTCTGAAAAATGTGGAGCAGATCAGTCAGCTTAAATTCAGACTGAGTGCCGGGCAAACCGGTAACAGCGATATCCCGGCGTATCAGTCGTTCTCGCAGCTGGGTTATTACCGTTATAACTTTGGTAACACCACCGTGGCCGGTTTTGCGCCCAACAGTTTGGCCAATCCTAATCTTACCTGGGAAAAAACAACCCAATATGATTTTGGCTTCGACTTTGGTTTGCTGAAAGACAGGATCACACTTACTGCCGATATCTATTACAAAAAAACAACTAACCTGCTGCTGTATCTGCCGCTGCCGGCTACCAGCGGGCTCACCATTATTACCAATACCGCTATCACCAATCCGCAGCAATATGAAAACGTAGGGTCGGTACAAAACAAAGGTTTTGAGCTGAGCTTAAATACGCATAACCTTACCGGTTCCTTTGTATGGAACACCAGTCTGGTTTTCGCGTTGAACCGTAATAAGGTGCTGAGTTTGGGCGGTAATGGTGTAAATCAATTTATCCCGGATTCATCTCTGCCTTCTATCTTGAAAGTAGGGGAGCCTATCGGTTCATTTATCGGGTACAAAACCAACGGACTGATCAAGGCGGGCGGCCCGGCATTGACTCCTGCGGCCAATACTTCACCGGGTGGCCAGGCTTATGTAGATATCAATGGCGATGGCAAGATCACGCAATCTGCCGATAGGGTGATCCTGGGCAACGCACAGCCTAAATTTACCGGTGGCTTAACCAATACCTTCTCTTACAAAGGTGTGGATCTGAGCATCTTCCTGCAAGGTTCATATGGCAACAAGATATACAACCAGCAGCGCAACGTACTGGAACTGGGCACGGGTTATACCAATGCCACAACTACCTTATTGAACCGCTGGACACCCACCAACACTAACACCGATGTGCACAGCGCTTTCCAGGATCCGGCGCCAACCATTTCTGATAGGTTTATCGAAAACGGCTCATACTTGCGTTTAAAAAGCCTGAGTTTGGGTTATACCATCCCAACATCGGTAGTATCCAAATCGCCTATTAAAAAGATCAGGATATTCCTTACCGCGCAAAACCTCATCACCTGGACTAAATACACCGGGTACGATCCGGAGGTGAGCAGTAACGAACAGTCGGCTATCACATCCGGTGTGGATAACGGGGCTTACCCCAACAGTAAATCCATTATTGCCGGGTTAGGTATCACCTTATAA
- a CDS encoding HAD-IIA family hydrolase yields MKQGLLIDMDGVIYSGEELIYGADKFINHLLEKGIPFAFMTNNSQRTSLEVVRKLKRLGITVEAKHIYTSAMATGKFLGDQSPNGTAYVLGEGGLLTSLHENGITLVDTDPEFVVLGEGRNFTLEMVQRAVDMILAGAKFITTNRDPSPKKPGWNNLGIAATTAMIEEATGRKAFVTGKPSPVMMRSARKFLGLETAETTVVGDTMETDIQGGVQMGYKTILVLSGISSKDQLSHYAFKPDLIVGSVDKIEFPLKWW; encoded by the coding sequence ATGAAACAAGGACTGCTCATTGATATGGACGGTGTTATATACAGCGGCGAAGAGCTGATATATGGCGCTGATAAATTTATTAACCACTTGCTTGAAAAAGGTATCCCCTTTGCCTTTATGACCAATAACAGCCAGCGAACCAGCCTGGAAGTGGTGCGAAAACTCAAAAGGTTAGGTATAACCGTGGAGGCTAAACACATCTATACCAGCGCTATGGCTACCGGCAAATTCCTGGGTGATCAAAGTCCAAACGGTACCGCCTACGTATTGGGCGAAGGTGGATTGCTCACCAGCTTGCACGAAAACGGCATTACCCTGGTTGATACCGACCCGGAGTTTGTGGTTTTAGGTGAGGGTCGCAATTTTACCCTGGAAATGGTTCAGCGCGCGGTAGATATGATATTGGCTGGTGCTAAATTCATCACCACCAACCGCGATCCATCGCCCAAAAAACCGGGATGGAATAACCTGGGCATAGCTGCCACCACCGCCATGATAGAGGAAGCCACTGGCCGTAAGGCCTTTGTGACAGGAAAACCAAGTCCGGTAATGATGCGCTCGGCCCGTAAGTTCCTGGGCCTGGAAACAGCCGAAACTACGGTAGTTGGCGATACGATGGAAACCGATATTCAAGGTGGTGTACAAATGGGTTACAAAACCATACTGGTGCTCTCCGGAATATCATCCAAAGATCAGCTGAGTCACTACGCCTTTAAACCCGACCTGATAGTGGGTTCGGTAGATAAGATCGAGTTTCCGTTGAAATGGTGGTAA
- a CDS encoding RagB/SusD family nutrient uptake outer membrane protein: protein MKLHNIKYLAILLAFGATSCAKLNEDPRSFIPANQFYKTQADAVAAVTAAYSLLNAGSNSIQTPYNTLFNTGMNFMADDEGPGPGATNADVRSQAVLGHSSSGLRILQIWQQHYAAIKKANIAIDTIPHIQFDATLNKRLVAESKFLRALFYFNLVRLYGDVPLVLHDQTSINLSDLQIPRTAAATVYKQIETDLTAAAVDLPNAYTGADLGRATAGAANALLAKVYLTERQWAKAVTQAEVVINGPYGYDLFTNYADVFLPASKNGKEHIFSAQFKANSQGQGNNQAPRAILNAIPGMVSSYADQVVFYSVPDATKPGGTDKFFSIYKLYPANDKRKRVSFVTRFQSPSTNLWYGKLNDNSIPGDSTPFFNKYYDPNVVANEAESGANVPIIRFSEVLLIHAEAENELNGPTTKAYTSVNRVRKRAGLDDLSGLTQAQFRDAVYLERRLEFVFEYQRWFDLIRERDASGNGILEASLLKVGKTNVTKGAAGKFYLFPIPQQEIDNSNGKLTQNPGWQ, encoded by the coding sequence ATGAAACTCCATAACATTAAATATCTCGCTATACTGCTTGCCTTTGGCGCCACATCCTGCGCCAAGCTGAATGAAGATCCGCGATCATTTATTCCGGCAAACCAGTTCTATAAAACGCAGGCCGACGCGGTGGCCGCGGTGACCGCCGCCTACTCGCTGCTAAACGCGGGCTCCAACTCCATACAAACACCATACAACACGCTGTTCAATACAGGCATGAACTTTATGGCCGACGATGAAGGCCCGGGTCCGGGTGCTACCAATGCAGATGTGCGTTCACAAGCTGTATTGGGGCATTCCTCATCAGGTCTGCGGATCCTGCAGATTTGGCAGCAGCATTACGCGGCCATCAAGAAAGCCAATATCGCTATTGATACCATCCCGCATATCCAGTTTGATGCCACGCTGAATAAAAGACTGGTGGCCGAGTCTAAATTTTTACGTGCACTGTTTTATTTTAACCTGGTGCGTTTATATGGCGATGTACCGCTGGTGCTGCATGATCAAACTTCTATTAATCTCTCTGATCTGCAGATACCCAGAACAGCTGCCGCGACAGTTTATAAACAAATAGAGACTGATCTGACGGCGGCAGCAGTTGATCTGCCAAATGCCTACACTGGGGCCGATCTGGGCAGAGCAACCGCAGGAGCAGCTAATGCGCTGTTGGCCAAAGTTTATTTAACCGAGCGTCAATGGGCCAAAGCGGTAACCCAAGCGGAAGTTGTGATCAATGGTCCTTATGGCTATGACCTTTTCACCAATTATGCCGATGTTTTTTTGCCGGCTTCTAAAAATGGTAAAGAACATATCTTCTCGGCCCAATTTAAAGCTAATTCACAGGGGCAGGGTAATAACCAGGCGCCGCGGGCTATCCTGAATGCTATACCCGGTATGGTAAGCAGTTATGCCGATCAGGTGGTGTTTTATTCGGTGCCTGATGCTACCAAACCAGGTGGTACAGATAAATTCTTCAGTATTTATAAATTGTACCCCGCCAATGACAAAAGAAAACGTGTAAGCTTTGTGACCCGTTTCCAGAGCCCCAGCACCAATTTGTGGTACGGTAAGCTGAATGATAACAGCATTCCGGGTGATTCCACACCATTTTTTAATAAGTATTACGATCCCAACGTGGTTGCCAATGAGGCTGAGTCTGGTGCTAATGTGCCTATTATCCGCTTTTCGGAAGTGTTGCTGATCCATGCCGAAGCCGAAAATGAACTGAATGGTCCAACTACCAAGGCATATACTTCTGTAAACAGGGTGCGCAAACGTGCCGGACTGGATGATCTTTCGGGTTTGACACAAGCACAGTTCCGCGATGCAGTTTATCTGGAGCGTCGCCTGGAGTTTGTATTCGAGTATCAACGCTGGTTCGATCTGATCCGGGAACGGGATGCCAGCGGCAACGGTATATTGGAAGCCAGTTTGCTCAAAGTGGGTAAAACCAATGTGACTAAAGGAGCCGCGGGTAAATTTTACCTGTTCCCGATACCGCAACAAGAAATTGATAACAGTAATGGCAAGCTTACGCAAAACCCAGGTTGGCAGTAA
- a CDS encoding methyltransferase has translation MSISPDSAAVFGYHRYMIALHGNRGPAALGWRDTESQIIRFDALAHMADLNGHSLLDAGCGHGDLRSYLHELYPDIVYYGLEQIPELFDEASRRFQDWEATAFIRGDFMTDEMPVADYVMASGSLNYYNADPDFIFKAITRLYEHCRRGLGFNLLSHIIPNGLLAAYNPDVIMQHCRQLSKQVVLKNDYSTEDFTVFMYR, from the coding sequence ATGAGTATTTCGCCCGATTCTGCAGCTGTATTTGGTTATCACCGGTATATGATTGCACTGCATGGCAATCGCGGTCCTGCGGCTTTAGGCTGGCGCGATACCGAGAGCCAGATCATCCGTTTTGATGCACTGGCCCATATGGCCGATCTGAATGGTCATTCCCTGCTGGATGCCGGTTGCGGACACGGCGATCTTCGCTCCTATCTGCATGAGTTATATCCCGATATAGTTTATTACGGTTTAGAACAGATACCCGAGCTGTTTGACGAAGCTTCACGCCGTTTTCAGGATTGGGAAGCCACCGCTTTTATCCGTGGCGATTTCATGACTGATGAAATGCCGGTTGCCGATTATGTAATGGCCAGCGGCTCGCTCAATTATTACAATGCCGATCCCGATTTTATATTCAAGGCCATTACCCGCCTGTATGAACATTGCAGGCGTGGCTTGGGCTTTAATCTGCTGAGCCATATTATCCCGAACGGTTTGTTAGCAGCCTATAATCCGGACGTGATCATGCAGCATTGCAGGCAGTTGAGCAAGCAGGTAGTTTTAAAAAATGATTACAGTACTGAGGATTTCACGGTGTTCATGTACCGATAG
- a CDS encoding rhodanese-like domain-containing protein, translating to MKKLIIITLLMFLTNTVLRAQQTAYVQTHSGKIAVTPSVEKKLLDDVAQGKAYLVDVRTPEEYNQKHLKYAANINIKSADFADQIRKLDKNKSIYLYCHSGNRSGRAADSLQTLGYHLSYNIGALDSLTKAGFPVQ from the coding sequence ATGAAAAAATTAATCATCATCACCCTACTGATGTTTTTGACAAATACCGTTTTACGGGCACAACAGACGGCGTACGTACAAACCCATTCGGGTAAAATAGCGGTAACACCATCAGTAGAAAAGAAACTGCTTGACGATGTAGCGCAAGGTAAAGCTTACCTGGTAGATGTGCGTACTCCTGAAGAGTACAACCAGAAACATCTGAAATACGCAGCAAATATCAATATCAAATCGGCCGATTTTGCCGATCAGATCAGGAAGCTGGATAAAAATAAATCCATCTATCTTTATTGTCATTCCGGCAACCGGAGCGGCAGAGCAGCTGATTCCCTGCAAACGCTGGGCTATCATTTAAGCTATAATATAGGAGCGCTTGACAGTTTAACCAAAGCTGGGTTCCCGGTACAATAG